One Aster yellows witches'-broom phytoplasma AYWB DNA segment encodes these proteins:
- the pdhA gene encoding pyruvate dehydrogenase (acetyl-transferring) E1 component subunit alpha has product MLTNVYDPLKGKQFQILDENGNIVQPELEPKISKDVLLKMYKTMVLGRQADLAALKYQRQGRMGNYLLNSGQEASQVGVAAALEPQDWVSPYYRDAGIFLYRGVSLEKFYLYWYGNEKGSQLDPKLRILPTNIIIGSSVNLGAGLALASKMQNKKEVTIATIGDGGTAHEEFNAGLNYAAVFGVPLVVFIQNNHYSISNPRNKVSKAKTLAQKCYACGIPGIQVDGNDILAVYVAAQEAFNEARKGNGPTLIENVSYRLEAHSTNDNASVYRSKEEELEWRKKDPIVRFQKYLMNKGYLTQKQVEQFEKEAQEEVILAHQKVEQTGNNINIKDIFAYTYEKMTPQLEEQYEECKAFFNTKEGK; this is encoded by the coding sequence ATGTTAACGAATGTGTACGACCCCCTAAAAGGTAAACAATTCCAAATACTTGACGAAAATGGCAACATTGTTCAACCTGAATTAGAACCAAAAATATCTAAAGATGTTTTATTAAAAATGTATAAAACAATGGTTTTAGGTAGACAAGCTGATTTAGCAGCCTTAAAATATCAACGCCAAGGACGTATGGGTAACTATTTACTTAACTCAGGGCAAGAAGCATCTCAAGTAGGTGTCGCTGCTGCCTTAGAACCCCAAGATTGGGTATCGCCTTATTATCGTGATGCAGGAATTTTTCTTTACCGTGGAGTTTCTTTAGAAAAATTTTATCTTTACTGGTATGGCAACGAAAAAGGTTCCCAATTAGACCCTAAGTTGCGTATTTTACCAACTAACATTATTATTGGATCTAGTGTTAATTTAGGAGCAGGACTTGCCTTAGCAAGTAAAATGCAAAATAAAAAAGAAGTAACTATTGCAACTATTGGAGACGGAGGAACTGCACACGAAGAGTTTAATGCAGGTCTTAACTATGCTGCTGTTTTTGGAGTACCATTAGTAGTATTTATTCAAAATAACCATTATTCCATTTCTAATCCTCGTAACAAAGTATCGAAAGCTAAAACTTTAGCTCAAAAATGTTATGCTTGTGGAATTCCTGGTATTCAAGTAGACGGCAACGACATTTTAGCTGTTTATGTAGCAGCCCAAGAAGCTTTTAATGAAGCACGCAAAGGAAACGGTCCTACTTTAATTGAAAATGTTTCTTATCGCTTAGAAGCACACTCTACTAACGACAATGCTTCTGTTTACCGTAGCAAAGAAGAAGAATTAGAGTGGCGCAAAAAAGACCCAATTGTGCGTTTTCAAAAATACTTGATGAATAAAGGTTATCTAACTCAAAAACAAGTAGAACAGTTTGAAAAAGAAGCCCAAGAAGAAGTTATTTTAGCACACCAAAAAGTAGAACAAACAGGCAACAACATCAATATTAAAGATATTTTTGCATACACTTATGAAAAAATGACTCCTCAATTAGAAGAACAATACGAAGAATGCAAAGCTTTTTTCAACACAAAGGAAGGTAAATAA
- a CDS encoding alpha-ketoacid dehydrogenase subunit beta: MASMTLLDAINQTLDSKLAKDPRVVIFGQDVGKLGGVFRVTKGLQDKHGETRVFNSPIAESSIIGSAIGLAINGMRPVAEIQFDGFIFVGLEDLFAHAARFRNRSRGNYTVPMVVRVPVGGGVKSLEHHSESLEVILGSVPGLKVVIPSNPYDAKGLLMAAINDPDPVVYMEPKRIYRGFRQEVPETDYEVEIGKAKVVQEGTDITVVAWGAMVPETLLALKQLDPNVSVELIDLRTINPIDRETVITSVKKTGRFLVVHEACKTYGPAGELIALVNEQAFLYLDAAPSRVTGNDITMPLAKAEHYQFLSPEKIADAIKKVVCE, translated from the coding sequence ATGGCTTCAATGACATTACTAGATGCAATTAATCAAACTTTAGATAGTAAGTTAGCAAAAGATCCTAGAGTAGTTATTTTTGGACAAGATGTAGGAAAATTAGGTGGTGTTTTCCGTGTAACTAAAGGTTTACAAGATAAACACGGAGAAACTCGCGTTTTTAATTCTCCTATTGCTGAATCTTCTATTATCGGAAGTGCTATCGGACTTGCCATTAACGGCATGCGACCAGTTGCAGAAATCCAATTTGATGGTTTTATTTTTGTAGGACTAGAAGACCTATTTGCCCATGCAGCCCGTTTTCGTAACCGTAGTCGTGGTAATTACACAGTACCTATGGTAGTAAGAGTTCCAGTTGGTGGAGGTGTAAAATCCTTAGAACATCATTCCGAATCATTAGAAGTAATTTTAGGCTCTGTTCCTGGTCTTAAAGTAGTTATTCCATCTAACCCTTACGACGCTAAAGGCTTATTAATGGCTGCTATTAACGACCCTGATCCAGTAGTCTACATGGAACCTAAAAGAATTTATCGTGGGTTCCGTCAAGAAGTTCCCGAAACAGACTATGAAGTCGAAATTGGTAAAGCCAAAGTCGTTCAAGAAGGAACAGACATTACAGTTGTAGCTTGGGGAGCGATGGTACCAGAAACACTATTAGCCCTTAAACAACTTGATCCTAATGTTTCCGTAGAACTAATTGATTTAAGAACTATTAATCCTATTGATAGAGAGACTGTAATTACATCTGTGAAAAAAACTGGACGCTTTTTAGTAGTTCATGAAGCATGTAAAACTTACGGACCTGCAGGAGAATTGATCGCTTTAGTTAACGAACAAGCTTTCTTATACCTAGATGCAGCTCCTTCCAGAGTTACTGGAAACGACATCACGATGCCTTTAGCAAAAGCAGAACATTATCAGTTTTTAAGCCCTGAAAAAATAGCTGATGCTATTAAAAAAGTGGTTTGCGAATAA
- a CDS encoding dihydrolipoamide acetyltransferase family protein: MFEFKFADVGEGIHEGTITRWFFKVGDQVKEGDVLVKVETDKLDVELTSPVAGKILKRDLKEGEVICVGDTIVLIQEPGDTDTDVKNFSSQNLNETTTEEKNDNQQTQTSLQAYLPPQKVLATPLVKSLAKELGLDLTTIKGTGENGKILKVDLQNTTNPLQPQPIQPANSFVKEQPTPTFAASSQETEVVKISRLRKAIAQKMVLSKGKIPETTIMDEVNITALVTLRKQAKDQAQSQGIKLTFMAFIMKAVAIALQEFPVFNASYDDVKEEVTYKKFINLGVAVDTKDGLIVPNIKDANKLTLLEMAQQLQQVAKSTTERKVELNQLQNGTFTITNFGSIDITYGTPVINYPELAILGVGKITKKPIVENNQIVIADMLPLSLAIDHRIIDGADGGRFLKRVKELLNTPTLLLLS, encoded by the coding sequence ATGTTTGAATTTAAATTTGCTGATGTCGGCGAAGGCATTCATGAAGGCACAATTACAAGATGGTTTTTTAAAGTGGGCGACCAAGTAAAAGAAGGTGATGTTTTAGTTAAAGTTGAAACTGACAAATTAGACGTAGAACTAACTTCTCCTGTAGCAGGAAAAATTTTAAAAAGAGACCTTAAAGAAGGCGAAGTTATTTGTGTAGGAGACACTATCGTTTTAATCCAAGAGCCAGGCGACACTGATACAGACGTTAAAAATTTTTCTTCTCAAAATCTTAATGAAACCACAACAGAAGAAAAAAACGACAACCAACAAACACAAACATCCTTACAAGCTTATTTACCGCCTCAAAAAGTACTTGCTACTCCATTAGTAAAAAGTCTAGCTAAAGAACTAGGACTTGACCTTACAACAATTAAAGGAACAGGCGAAAACGGAAAAATCTTAAAAGTAGATTTACAGAACACAACTAACCCTTTGCAACCACAACCAATCCAACCAGCAAACTCTTTTGTCAAAGAACAACCAACTCCAACTTTTGCCGCATCTAGCCAAGAAACAGAAGTAGTCAAAATTTCTCGCCTCAGAAAAGCCATCGCACAAAAAATGGTTCTTTCCAAAGGCAAAATCCCAGAAACTACTATAATGGACGAAGTAAACATTACTGCTTTAGTAACACTACGCAAACAAGCCAAAGATCAAGCACAATCCCAAGGAATCAAATTAACTTTTATGGCTTTCATCATGAAAGCAGTAGCGATTGCCTTACAAGAATTCCCAGTATTTAACGCTAGTTATGATGACGTTAAAGAAGAAGTTACTTACAAAAAATTCATTAATTTAGGAGTAGCAGTTGATACCAAAGACGGTCTAATCGTCCCTAACATCAAAGATGCTAATAAATTAACTCTTTTAGAAATGGCACAACAATTACAACAAGTAGCCAAATCCACTACCGAAAGAAAAGTGGAATTAAATCAACTGCAAAACGGTACTTTTACTATCACTAATTTTGGTTCTATCGATATTACTTACGGCACTCCAGTTATCAATTACCCTGAATTAGCTATTTTAGGAGTAGGAAAAATTACCAAAAAACCTATAGTTGAAAACAATCAAATTGTAATTGCAGACATGCTTCCTCTTTCCTTAGCAATTGACCACCGTATTATTGATGGCGCTGATGGCGGTAGATTTTTAAAACGCGTTAAAGAATTACTAAATACTCCCACTTTACTGCTTTTATCCTAA
- the lpdA gene encoding dihydrolipoyl dehydrogenase — translation MKNYDVLVIGGGPGGYVAAIKAAQIGAKVALVEKHKLGGICLNYGCIPTKAYLKSAKIYKDIKRCSDFGIKVQNGISFDWSSILSRKNKIVAQLTTGISFLLKKNKIDFYHGFASVLSPCEVQVETNLLYTKKLIIATGSTAFVPPIPGAQEAYQKGILKTSKELLKLESYPSKVTIVGGGVIGVEFATIFNSFGSEVTILERKDTILNGMDQDVVVAYTKKLQADGIQIMTQVEVNKINENRTTYTQKGTDKTITSDVILMAVGTKANLAGLEKLNLVLNRNSVQTDNFCQTSIPGVYAIGDVNGKYMLAHVASHEGIVAATHALEQKVNPINYDRVPACIYGFPEIASIGMTEQQAKDKQIDYKVSKISLGAVGKSLAEGEKEGFAKLIVCKKHLEILGMHIYAYNATELISEMAVGMELEGTAYELSQAIHPHPTLSELTFEALLGAVDKPIHS, via the coding sequence ATGAAAAATTATGATGTTTTAGTGATTGGTGGAGGTCCTGGTGGATACGTTGCTGCCATTAAAGCTGCTCAAATTGGTGCTAAAGTTGCTTTAGTAGAAAAACATAAATTAGGTGGTATTTGTCTTAATTACGGCTGTATTCCTACCAAAGCTTATTTAAAAAGTGCTAAAATTTATAAAGATATAAAACGTTGTTCTGATTTTGGAATTAAAGTACAAAACGGCATTTCTTTTGATTGGTCCTCCATTTTATCACGCAAAAATAAAATTGTTGCTCAACTTACTACAGGCATATCTTTCCTCCTTAAAAAAAATAAAATTGATTTTTATCATGGGTTTGCAAGTGTTCTTTCTCCTTGTGAGGTCCAAGTAGAAACTAACTTATTATACACCAAAAAATTAATTATTGCAACAGGCAGTACCGCTTTTGTTCCCCCTATTCCAGGCGCCCAAGAAGCTTATCAAAAAGGAATTCTTAAAACTAGTAAAGAGTTACTAAAACTCGAAAGCTATCCTTCCAAAGTTACTATTGTAGGAGGCGGTGTTATTGGAGTAGAATTTGCAACTATTTTTAATTCTTTTGGTAGCGAAGTGACTATTTTAGAAAGGAAAGATACTATTCTAAATGGTATGGATCAAGACGTTGTTGTTGCATACACTAAAAAACTTCAAGCAGATGGCATCCAAATTATGACTCAAGTAGAAGTAAATAAAATTAATGAAAATCGAACTACCTACACTCAAAAAGGAACTGATAAAACAATTACTTCGGATGTTATTTTAATGGCTGTAGGTACTAAAGCCAATCTTGCGGGTTTAGAAAAATTAAATTTAGTACTTAACCGCAATAGCGTCCAAACTGATAATTTTTGTCAAACTTCAATTCCTGGAGTATATGCTATTGGCGACGTAAACGGCAAATACATGTTAGCTCACGTGGCAAGTCATGAAGGCATTGTAGCTGCAACACACGCTTTAGAACAAAAAGTAAATCCCATTAACTATGACCGTGTTCCTGCTTGTATTTATGGTTTTCCTGAAATTGCTTCTATTGGTATGACCGAACAACAAGCCAAAGACAAACAAATTGATTATAAAGTTTCTAAAATATCTCTCGGAGCTGTTGGCAAATCTTTAGCTGAAGGTGAAAAAGAAGGCTTTGCTAAATTAATTGTTTGCAAAAAACATTTAGAAATTTTAGGAATGCATATTTATGCTTACAATGCTACTGAATTAATTAGTGAAATGGCTGTAGGAATGGAACTCGAAGGAACTGCTTATGAACTGTCTCAAGCAATCCATCCTCATCCTACCTTATCAGAACTTACTTTTGAAGCTCTTTTAGGAGCCGTTGATAAGCCAATTCATTCATAA
- a CDS encoding TatD family hydrolase, which produces MLIDTHTHLNLKTYKNKLDDVFQKAWNNDVKKMIVIGMDEKTNQKAYEIANKYKEAMVAFGIHPCSDFSQETPESIIKYLNHPQTVAIGEIGLDLHHRQDNLAIQKKFFQAQVKIAIQYKLPIIIHARKSFEEIYQILLPYRNQVRGVFHCLVFSLEEAQKALELGFYIGIGGVVTYPHAKAAHEIAKTIPLDKILLETDCPYLTPYPFKNETNEPSHIKLIAQKIAQLRNISLQYVATQTSNNVAKLFFNKNFF; this is translated from the coding sequence ATGTTAATAGACACTCACACTCATCTCAATCTTAAAACATATAAAAATAAATTAGATGATGTTTTTCAAAAAGCTTGGAATAATGACGTCAAAAAAATGATTGTTATAGGCATGGATGAAAAAACTAACCAAAAAGCCTATGAAATTGCTAATAAATATAAAGAAGCGATGGTAGCTTTTGGGATTCATCCTTGTTCTGATTTTTCCCAAGAAACTCCCGAAAGCATCATCAAATACCTCAATCATCCGCAAACAGTTGCTATAGGAGAAATTGGTCTTGATCTTCATCACAGACAAGATAATTTAGCTATCCAAAAAAAGTTTTTTCAAGCACAAGTTAAAATTGCTATCCAATATAAATTACCTATCATTATTCATGCACGTAAATCTTTTGAAGAAATTTATCAAATTTTACTACCTTATCGCAATCAAGTTAGAGGAGTTTTTCATTGTTTAGTTTTTAGTTTAGAAGAAGCCCAAAAAGCTTTGGAACTAGGTTTTTACATTGGAATTGGAGGAGTTGTTACTTATCCTCATGCCAAAGCTGCCCATGAAATTGCAAAAACTATTCCTCTAGATAAAATTTTATTAGAAACTGATTGTCCTTATTTAACTCCTTATCCATTTAAAAATGAAACCAATGAGCCTTCTCATATCAAATTAATTGCCCAAAAAATTGCTCAATTAAGAAATATTTCTTTGCAATATGTTGCTACTCAAACAAGTAATAATGTAGCTAAGTTGTTTTTTAATAAAAATTTTTTTTAA
- the plsX gene encoding phosphate acyltransferase PlsX, translated as MIKIAIDAMGGDFAPLEIVKGTLLALNKNTELQVFLYGNQKLITPLIEKTPFFGNKQIIIKHTPYFLGSADKNIRDQLKTTPNTSLFLALEAAKQDEVQGVVSAGATQTLILASHLILKKMPLMKRIAIAPMFNSFDNRTRILLDAGANTELKPQHLHTFANYATIIAKEILAIPNPQIKLLNIGTEPTKGRALELETYQLLSQDSNLNFGGNEEPQNLLTTSADILLSDGFTANIALKTYEGTMLNFMNHLKNILTKNFIKKIATKTLFQKPLQQLKNQIDPRQIGGAMLLGLNKIVIKAHGSSQSYAFCQAILQTQKLIKAQVNQKIANALEIAKNKENQTKKISTSTINPKTSETTKES; from the coding sequence ATGATTAAAATAGCAATAGATGCCATGGGAGGCGATTTTGCCCCATTAGAAATTGTCAAAGGAACCCTGCTTGCCTTAAATAAAAATACAGAACTTCAAGTTTTTTTATATGGCAATCAAAAATTAATAACTCCACTTATTGAAAAAACTCCTTTTTTTGGAAACAAACAAATTATCATCAAACACACGCCTTATTTTTTAGGATCAGCCGACAAAAATATAAGAGACCAATTGAAAACCACTCCTAATACTTCTTTATTTTTAGCTCTTGAAGCAGCCAAACAAGACGAGGTTCAAGGAGTAGTTTCAGCGGGCGCTACCCAAACTTTGATCTTAGCAAGTCATCTTATTCTTAAAAAAATGCCTTTAATGAAAAGAATTGCCATTGCCCCTATGTTTAATTCATTTGATAATCGAACAAGAATTTTGCTAGATGCAGGAGCTAACACCGAACTAAAACCCCAGCATTTGCACACTTTTGCAAATTATGCCACCATTATAGCCAAAGAAATTTTAGCAATTCCAAATCCTCAAATAAAACTACTTAACATCGGAACAGAGCCCACCAAAGGAAGAGCTTTGGAACTTGAAACTTACCAACTTTTATCGCAAGATTCTAATCTTAATTTTGGCGGCAATGAAGAACCTCAAAACCTTCTTACAACTTCAGCAGATATTTTGTTAAGTGACGGATTTACTGCCAACATTGCCTTAAAAACTTATGAAGGAACAATGCTTAATTTCATGAACCACTTAAAAAATATCCTTACTAAAAATTTTATCAAAAAAATTGCCACTAAAACTTTGTTTCAAAAACCTCTACAACAATTAAAAAACCAAATAGACCCACGCCAAATTGGAGGAGCTATGCTTTTAGGACTTAACAAAATTGTTATTAAAGCTCACGGTTCTTCCCAATCTTACGCTTTTTGCCAAGCTATTTTACAAACTCAAAAACTAATTAAAGCCCAAGTAAATCAAAAAATTGCTAATGCCTTAGAAATTGCCAAAAACAAAGAAAACCAAACTAAAAAAATATCAACATCAACTATAAATCCCAAAACCTCCGAAACCACAAAAGAAAGCTAA
- the rnc gene encoding ribonuclease III — MKNIQILFQTLNIFPKNLVLYKQALTHSSYSNEQTPPQEDNERLEFLGDAIVGLLMADYLYSQSKEDEGIMTKKRAQAVCEKSLTIYAQKIELQNYLLLGKGEKNKDFNAKGIMADTFEALFGAIYLDLGYLTAKKVFHNIVLPHLAKTIYIIDFKTQLQEIVQSEKKTIQYKIVQEQGPAHSKNFVAEVYLEKNLLGTGEGSTKKSAEQKAAQQALSKVAKTKDLIKNKGVKEKEL, encoded by the coding sequence ATGAAAAACATCCAAATTCTTTTTCAAACCCTCAATATTTTTCCCAAAAACCTTGTCCTTTACAAACAGGCTCTTACACATAGCTCTTATTCTAACGAACAAACCCCACCTCAAGAAGACAACGAAAGACTTGAATTTTTAGGAGATGCCATCGTAGGCTTACTTATGGCTGACTATCTTTATTCCCAATCCAAAGAAGACGAAGGCATTATGACTAAAAAAAGAGCTCAGGCTGTGTGCGAAAAGTCGCTTACCATCTACGCTCAAAAAATTGAATTGCAAAATTATCTTCTTTTAGGTAAAGGTGAAAAAAACAAAGATTTTAATGCTAAAGGCATTATGGCAGACACTTTTGAAGCCTTATTTGGTGCTATTTATCTTGATTTAGGATATTTAACAGCCAAAAAAGTTTTTCATAATATTGTCTTACCTCACTTAGCCAAAACTATTTATATTATTGATTTTAAAACTCAATTACAAGAAATAGTTCAGTCAGAAAAAAAAACTATCCAATATAAAATAGTCCAAGAACAAGGACCTGCTCATTCTAAAAATTTTGTAGCAGAAGTCTATTTAGAAAAAAATCTTTTAGGAACAGGTGAAGGTAGCACTAAAAAATCCGCTGAGCAAAAAGCAGCCCAACAAGCATTGTCCAAAGTTGCCAAAACCAAAGACCTAATCAAAAACAAAGGCGTCAAAGAAAAGGAGCTTTAA
- a CDS encoding DnaD domain-containing protein has translation MVIFQKLYEDGFLQVEKMLIQEYQKLGLTYPELTILLFLLDFSKKRVFSSNALAKKAGITKKEVEHILEQLMSKDFFDLSQETKNHKIIEVFSLHPTFAKLEKIYQDQIRESKHQNQLTLIQKTIECLEQNKGQTLTSNELELVRNWYQDQEFSHEEIKNTIEEALCVKKTSVFYINTLLGKKKFLTVVPDEKADKALAKLFKKIK, from the coding sequence ATGGTTATTTTTCAAAAACTTTACGAAGATGGTTTTTTACAAGTAGAAAAAATGTTAATCCAAGAGTATCAAAAATTAGGGTTAACTTACCCTGAACTAACTATTTTGCTATTCTTGCTAGATTTTTCCAAAAAACGTGTCTTTTCTTCCAACGCCTTAGCCAAAAAAGCAGGGATCACTAAAAAAGAAGTAGAACATATTTTGGAACAATTGATGTCAAAGGATTTTTTTGACCTTTCGCAAGAAACCAAAAACCATAAAATTATTGAAGTTTTTTCACTGCACCCCACTTTTGCCAAGCTAGAAAAAATCTATCAAGACCAAATTCGCGAATCCAAACACCAAAACCAACTTACCTTAATCCAAAAAACTATTGAATGTTTAGAGCAAAACAAAGGACAAACTCTTACATCTAATGAATTAGAATTAGTTAGAAATTGGTATCAAGACCAAGAATTTAGTCATGAAGAAATTAAAAACACAATTGAAGAAGCCCTTTGTGTTAAAAAAACTTCTGTTTTTTACATCAATACTTTGCTTGGAAAAAAGAAATTTTTGACAGTTGTACCTGATGAAAAAGCAGACAAAGCTTTAGCAAAACTTTTTAAAAAAATAAAATAA
- a CDS encoding DUF2963 domain-containing protein — translation MKTNNQKKPKNQIFIICMLFISVSIIFILIILLLVNNKIQPKTYDQNQHNLNSKTDIPQEQENYNIILNKIDKEVDKLTQQQEPTISEKQPPKIKYPPKIYYNRAGTTIHHINEINQDTGKYNKVIHYQPDGKAIKYIAERDQDTMLFIKKNHFYDDGKTIKLITEHNKNKDLLIKETYYNPDRSIKEINEYKDEDTY, via the coding sequence ATGAAAACCAATAATCAAAAAAAACCAAAAAATCAAATCTTTATAATTTGTATGTTATTTATTTCAGTCTCTATTATTTTTATTTTAATAATTTTATTATTAGTTAATAACAAAATTCAACCTAAAACTTATGATCAAAATCAACATAATTTAAACTCAAAAACTGATATCCCACAAGAACAAGAAAACTATAATATAATCCTTAATAAAATTGATAAAGAAGTTGATAAATTAACACAACAACAAGAACCAACTATATCAGAAAAACAACCACCAAAAATTAAATATCCACCTAAAATATACTACAACCGTGCTGGCACAACAATTCATCATATTAATGAAATTAATCAAGATACAGGTAAATATAATAAAGTGATTCATTATCAACCCGATGGAAAAGCAATAAAATATATTGCCGAACGTGACCAAGATACAATGTTATTTATTAAAAAAAATCATTTTTATGATGATGGCAAAACAATTAAATTAATAACAGAACATAATAAAAATAAAGACTTATTAATTAAAGAAACTTATTACAACCCTGATCGAAGTATTAAAGAAATTAATGAATATAAAGACGAAGATACATATTGA
- a CDS encoding DUF2963 domain-containing protein, giving the protein MENNNQKKSKNMIFIIWSLFISLVVIFLLIILLLAINKQKVNVKSKQQEQFQSQANIPSQQEQEKTYNDILKKIEKEVDALTTTKNVIFLPNTKIIKQIKFYNSQTNKLIELQAFYEDGKTLKYKKKYNPQTGFSLKDEIYSYDGKIIKQIKEYNENGKLIKLTNFHDDGKKIDMMQEYDPQTGFLKSSTYYQIDGKKISNIGEYDPQTGYKTKTTWYNKDGTVKKITDY; this is encoded by the coding sequence ATGGAAAACAATAATCAAAAAAAATCAAAAAATATGATCTTTATCATTTGGAGTTTATTTATATCATTAGTAGTTATATTTCTTTTAATTATTCTTTTATTAGCTATTAATAAACAAAAAGTTAATGTTAAATCAAAACAACAAGAACAATTTCAATCTCAAGCTAATATTCCATCCCAACAAGAACAAGAAAAAACTTATAATGACATTTTAAAAAAAATTGAAAAAGAAGTTGATGCATTAACTACAACTAAAAACGTTATTTTTTTGCCGAATACTAAAATAATAAAACAAATTAAATTTTATAATTCTCAAACTAATAAATTAATTGAATTACAAGCATTTTATGAAGATGGAAAAACATTAAAATATAAAAAAAAATATAATCCTCAAACAGGTTTTTCATTAAAAGATGAAATATATTCTTATGATGGTAAAATAATAAAACAAATTAAGGAATATAATGAAAATGGTAAATTAATTAAACTAACTAATTTTCATGACGATGGTAAAAAAATAGATATGATGCAAGAATACGATCCTCAAACAGGTTTTTTAAAATCATCAACTTATTATCAAATTGACGGAAAAAAAATAAGTAATATTGGTGAATACGATCCTCAAACAGGTTATAAAACAAAAACAACTTGGTATAACAAAGACGGAACTGTTAAAAAGATTACAGATTATTAA
- a CDS encoding single-stranded DNA-binding protein: protein MLNKVQLIGNITHDLEQQYINTNEGQIPKIDFSIAINTKDKTQFIPCVVFRNQAENMNKYLHKGSKVYVEGTLSIEKYTNNEGENKTATKVIVQKVIFLDSKDK, encoded by the coding sequence ATGTTAAACAAAGTACAACTAATCGGTAATATAACTCATGACCTAGAACAACAATATATTAATACTAATGAGGGTCAAATACCTAAAATAGATTTCAGTATAGCTATTAATACCAAAGATAAAACTCAATTCATTCCATGTGTTGTTTTTAGAAACCAAGCCGAAAACATGAATAAATATCTACATAAAGGTTCAAAAGTATATGTAGAGGGAACGTTATCAATTGAAAAATATACCAATAACGAAGGTGAAAACAAAACCGCTACTAAAGTAATAGTTCAAAAAGTTATTTTTTTAGATAGTAAAGATAAATAA